A region of Maniola jurtina chromosome 7, ilManJurt1.1, whole genome shotgun sequence DNA encodes the following proteins:
- the LOC123867154 gene encoding uncharacterized protein LOC123867154, with the protein MADDFIPLNQSTPVQARWQGQGKTQNNQSGYQNNWQQRNQRRRGQYNRWGNNSQYNNSFGSDCNSSSYGHDNKSNIDPYLHPSMLKDPWEHLRQQKQ; encoded by the exons ATGGCAGACGACTTCATTCCACTAAACCAAAGCACCCCTGTGCAAGCAAGGTGGCAAGGCCAAGGCAAAACCCAAAATAATCAGAGTGGATATCAAAACAATTGGCAACAAAGGAACCAGCGGCGACGTGGACAATATAACCGATGGGGAAATAACTCTCAATATAACAATAGCTTTGGG AGTGACTGCAACAGCAGTAGCTATGGCCATGACAACAAGAGCAACATCGATCCTTACCTGCATCCGTCCATGTTGAAAGACCCATGGGAACACTTGAGGCAACAAAAACAATGA
- the LOC123867153 gene encoding uncharacterized protein LOC123867153: MENEMGIPPLLIRRKYLAYKYCIKAQSWRDNGIVNSLDKLSNVGESRYWLNKKKPLLAVTYGETKTEAINSSKVMEMFTLKSWISNIKYDDIIIINLKCVNKCKRSYEINSLKYEVMREINNTYSGFYKVYTDGSKSESGTGAAIYDPSRISHKIFKVNNEHISILTTELIAIFEALKYILEIDVRKAVIFTDSKSALQHIIRCTKGCSGISIAYSILSIIQDCRDKGFSIKFQWIPSHIGLSGNEEADRLANLALLNGKNYNIEPHYTEVFSKFKIICFKNWDEYFNERSLDKGIWYRTIQSEPPRIPWFVNSKII; encoded by the exons ATGGAAAATGAAATGGGTATCCCTCCATTGTTAATTAGAAGGAAATATCTTGCATATAAGTATTGTATTAAGGCACAATCATGGCGTGATAATGGCATTGTAAATAGTTTAGATAAACTTAGTAACGTAGGTGAGTCACGATATTGGCTCAATAAAAAGAAACCTTTGCTTGCTGTCACATATGGTGAGACCAAAACAGAAGCTATTAACTCTTCTAAAGTAATGGAGATGTTTACTTTAAAATCATGGATCAGTAACataaaatatgatgatattattattattaatttaaagtgtGTTAATAAATGTAAGAGGTCCTACGAAATCAATAGTTTAAAGTATGAAGTTATGCGGGAGATTAATAATACTTACAGTGGGTTTTACAAGGTCTATACTGATGGATCAAAGAGCGAATCAGGTACAGGTGCGGCTATATATGATCCGAGTCGTATTAGTCACAAAATATTCAAAGTTAACAATGAGCATATATCGATATTAACGACCGAATTGATAGCAATTTTTGAAgcacttaagtatattttagaaATTGATGTGAGAAAAGCAGTTATATTCACAGATAGTAAAAGTGCATTGCAACATATTATTAGATGTACAAAAGGTTGCAGCGGAATATCGATAGCATATTCTATTCTTAGTATCATACAAGATTGTAGAGATAAGGGATTTTCAATAAAGTTTCAGTGGATTCCATCCCACATCGGACTGTCCGGTAACGAGGAGGCGGATCGATTGGCAAATTTGGCTCTTTTAAATgggaaaaattataacatagAACCTCACTATACTGAggtgttttcaaaattcaaaatcatttgttttaaaaattggGATGAATATTTTAATGAGAGATCGCTTGACAAAGGAATATGGTATAGAACAATCCAATCCGAGCCTCCTCGTATACCTTGGtttgtaaatagtaaaatta TTTAA